A portion of the Thermodesulfobacteriota bacterium genome contains these proteins:
- the trmFO gene encoding methylenetetrahydrofolate--tRNA-(uracil(54)-C(5))-methyltransferase (FADH(2)-oxidizing) TrmFO, producing the protein MEPIVVVGGGLAGCEAAWQIAKRGGRVRLFEMKPKRFSSAHRSPHLAELVCSNSLKSESLENASGLLKEELGRLDSLILRIAKETRVPAGDSLAVDRERFSMGVTEFLSRLEGVEIIRGEVTSLAEEGPTIVATGPLTSEALSQAIESLTGSGHLFFYDAISPIVTAESIDMDKVFRASRYGKGGDDYLNCPLERETYERFVEALCRAEKVPLRDFEKGYLFEGCLPIEEMASRGRDTLAFGPLRPVGLIDPKTGRQPYAVVQLRQENEFGTLYNLVGFQTRLKQGEQVRVFRMIPGLEKAEFVRFGSVHRNTFIDSPRLLTSTLQMRGRPWLFFAGQITGVEGYMESTATGLLAGINALRWSKGEALAIPPLTTALGALVHHVAGSRAIPFQPMNINFGLFPDLEIKARGRRRKALIRQRALRELEDWIVREAI; encoded by the coding sequence ATGGAGCCGATCGTCGTCGTCGGAGGCGGGCTGGCCGGTTGCGAGGCGGCCTGGCAGATCGCCAAGAGGGGAGGGCGGGTTCGCCTCTTCGAGATGAAACCGAAGAGATTCTCCTCCGCCCACCGGTCTCCTCACCTTGCGGAACTGGTCTGCAGCAACTCCCTCAAATCGGAATCTCTGGAAAACGCATCCGGGCTGCTCAAAGAGGAGCTGGGGAGGCTCGATTCTCTTATCCTCAGGATAGCGAAGGAGACGAGGGTCCCGGCGGGCGACTCCCTCGCCGTGGACCGGGAACGTTTTTCGATGGGCGTGACGGAGTTTCTGAGCCGGCTGGAGGGTGTGGAGATCATCCGGGGTGAGGTGACCTCCCTTGCGGAGGAAGGTCCGACGATTGTCGCCACCGGCCCTCTCACGTCCGAAGCGTTGAGCCAAGCGATCGAATCGCTGACCGGCTCCGGCCACCTCTTCTTCTACGATGCCATCTCGCCGATCGTCACCGCGGAGTCGATCGACATGGACAAGGTCTTCCGGGCCTCCCGTTACGGGAAAGGAGGGGACGATTACCTCAACTGCCCCCTGGAGCGGGAGACCTATGAGCGGTTCGTCGAGGCCCTCTGCCGGGCCGAAAAGGTCCCCCTGAGAGATTTCGAGAAGGGGTATCTCTTCGAAGGCTGCCTGCCCATCGAAGAGATGGCGAGCCGGGGAAGAGACACCCTGGCCTTCGGTCCCCTGCGTCCCGTGGGGCTGATCGACCCCAAGACAGGAAGGCAGCCTTATGCGGTGGTTCAGCTCAGGCAGGAGAACGAGTTCGGGACGCTCTATAATCTGGTCGGTTTCCAGACCCGGTTGAAGCAGGGGGAGCAGGTGAGGGTCTTTCGGATGATCCCGGGCCTCGAGAAGGCGGAGTTCGTCCGCTTCGGATCGGTCCACCGGAACACCTTCATCGACTCTCCCCGTCTCTTGACCTCCACCCTCCAGATGAGGGGCCGGCCGTGGCTCTTTTTTGCAGGCCAGATCACCGGGGTGGAGGGCTACATGGAATCGACGGCCACGGGCCTGCTCGCAGGGATCAACGCCCTTCGATGGTCGAAGGGGGAAGCGCTGGCCATCCCCCCTCTGACGACCGCCCTGGGAGCGCTCGTCCATCACGTGGCGGGGTCCCGAGCGATCCCCTTTCAACCGATGAACATCAACTTCGGCCTCTTTCCCGATCTCGAGATCAAGGCCAGAGGGAGGAGAAGGAAGGCCCTGATCCGACAGCGGGCGCTACGGGAGCTGGAGGATTGGATCGTGAGAGAGGCGATTTGA